Part of the bacterium genome, ATTCCGCCGAAGGTGAGCCCGGCGCGGACGGCGAAGTTGACGGCGTGGATCACCGCGGGAAGCGGTCCCAGCGGGAACGTCTTGAAATCCTCTCCGAGCTTCACTCCCTCCGCATCGAGCTGCGGGACGACGTCCCCCGCGAGAAAGACGAGGAGTCCGATCTCCTGGAACTGGCGAACCATCGCCGCCGCGATCGCGGGATCCGCCGCCTTCCCGATCAGCACCGCCACTCCCGGGACGGAGCCGTCCACGAGATAGATCCCGAGCTTGCGCAGGATCGAATCGGATACGAAGCCCGTCGCCGGGGGCAGGAACGGGTTGCCGTTCTCGTGGGAGAGGGCGCCGATGACGTCCGCGGCCAGGAGCGTGGCGGCGCCGGCGTCGAGAGCGTTCTCCAGCGTCGCACCGGACCGGACCAGCTTCTCCGTCAGGTCGAGCACCTTCCCGGCGTCTGCCAGGGTGGACACCTTGATGTCGGTAAGACCGAAGACCACGGGCAGTTCGTAGGCGGTATCCGGGTAGCCGAGCGGGGCGTCCTTGCCGCGGCGGTATTCGGCGGCTTCGAGCGCCATCCGGGCGAGGCCGGTGACCGTCATGGCGCCGCGTCGGCAGGCGGAAAACAGCGGTTCGTGCATCGGGCGGGCCCCCTTTGGTGGTTACGCCTCGGCGGGAGAACAGGCATTGATTGTAACGTACCTGCGCGCGGCCCTCGCAAAGAAAAATCCGCGTCACGGGTCGACGGGGGATCTTGCCGCGTATGGTGCGGCCTGAGAAGATTCCTATGAGGCGCAGGCGCTTTCGGGGGACATACCTGGTGTAAACCCGGGACGCAGGGAAAATGTGTCCCACGCCCACGAACCACAACCCGCAAGCATCCCGGGTGCAGCGGGAAGGCCTGTTCCTGTTCGACCACGAATGTCGTAAACACGACATAATTGTTGGTGTATGTCCGAGTGGACTTTGCGTAAGTGGCCGGATTTACAATACATATGGAATCGGCACGGCGGATGCTATTTCACGGATCGCAGGTCGGCACCCATCACCGAGGGAGGAAACCACGATGAATACCGGCGACACCGCATGGTTGCTCGTATCCGCAGCGCTGGTCATGTTCATGACACCGGGGCTCGCCCTGTTCTACGGGGGGATGGTCCGGAGGAAAAACATTTTGGGAACGATCGTCCAGTCGCTCATCCTGATCGGCCTCGTCAGCGTGGAGTGGGCGCTGGTCGGCTACAGCATGGCCTTCGGCCCCGATCACGGGGGGATCATCGGCGACCTCTCCTGGTTCGGGCTCTCCGGGGTGGGGCTCGCGCCGTTCAAGGAGTACGCGGCGACGGTTCCCCACCAGGCCTTCATGATCTACCAGATGATGTTCGCGGTCATCACCCCGGCGCTGATCACCGGGGCGTTCGCGGAACGGTTCCGTTTCTCGACCTTCCTCGTGTTCAGCCTGTTGTGGGCCTTGCTGGTGTACAACCCCGTGGCCCACTGGGTGTGGGGGATCGGCGGGTGGATCCGGAACATGGGCGCCCTGGACTTCGCCGGGGGCACGGTCGTCCACATCACCTCCGGAGTCTCGGCGCTGGCGGCGGCCCTGGTCGTGGGGAAACGGAAGGGGTTCGGGTCGGACAACATGGCGCCGCACAACCTTCCGATGACGGTGACCGGAGCCGCCATCCTCTGGTTCGGATGGTTCGGCTTCAACGCCGGGAGCGCCCTCGCGGCGGGCGAGCTCTCTACGAGCGCCTTCGTGGCCACGCACCTGGCGGCGGCGTCCGCGACCCTCTCCTGGGTCTTCACGGAGTGGATTCACCGCCGCAAGCCCACCGTGCTCGGCGCCGCCTCGGGGTGCGTGGCCGGGCTGGTGGCGATCACGCCCGCCTCCGGGTTCGTAACCCCTCTTTCGGCGTTGGCGATCGGAGCGGCCGCGGGGGCGGTCTGCTACGGCGCCATCATGATGAAAGGACGGCTTGGCTACGACGACGCCCTCGACGTCGTCGGCGTCCACTGCGTGGGAGGAACGTTCGGCGCCCTGGCAACCGGATTTCTCGCCACCACGGCGGTCAACGCGGGCGGGGCGAACGGCCTCTTCTACGGGAACGCGAAGCTGCTCGCGATCCAGGCGGTGGCGGTGGCGGCCGTGCTGGCCTACTCCTTCGCCGTGAGCTACGGGCTGCTCAAGGTCCTGGACAAGCTCATGGGGCTTCGCGTCTCGCGGGAAGACGAGATGATGGGGCTGGACCTCTCGGAGCACGGCGAGGCGGGGTACAACTGGTAGCCGGCAGCGCCTCGGGCGGAAAGAACGCGGGATCCTCCAGGGGGTGATGGGGCCGACTTCACCTGCCGGAGGAGGAGGGCGCCGCTTCCACGGCGCCCTCCGGACTTCCCCGCTCTCCATGTCGTCATATGTGTATTGTTATTGACTTTATTGTATAATAATTAACGTAATTGTCCCACCTCCCGTCGGTTCATCCGCCGGAATCCTCTTTCGATCCGGCATCCTCGCCCATGGCACATCCGTTGCTCTCGCCCACCCGGCCCCATCACCTTCGGCAAGGAGGATATCGGTTTGAACAACGGCGATACGGCGTGGCTTCTCGTTTCTGCCGCCCTGGTCATGATCATGACTCCGGCGCTGGCCATGTTCTACGGCGGGATGGTACGACGGAAGAACATCCTCGGCACCATCATGCAATCGTTCATCGTCATCGCCCTCGTCAGCATCGAATGGATGCTTGTCGGGTACAGCGCGGCGTTCGGCCCGGACCTTGGAGGAATGATCGGCGACCTGTCATGGTTCGCCCTGGCCGGGGTCGGCATCGAGCCGTACAAGGGGTACGCCGCGACGGTTCCCCACCAGGCGTTCATGATCTACCAGATGATGTTCGCGGTCATCACGCCGGCGCTGATCGCCGGGGCGTTCGCGGAGCGTTTCCGTTTTTCCACGTACCTGGTTTTCTGCCTTCTGTGGTCCCTGCTGGTCTACAACCCGGTCGCGCACTGGATGTGGGGGATCGGCGGGTGGCTACGGAACCTCGGTGCGATCGATTTCGCGGGAGGAACGGTCGTGCACATCACCGCGGGTGTCTCGGCGCTCTCGGCGGCCCTCGTGGTCGGAAAGCGGAAAGGTTTCGGCGCGGAGAACATGGCGCCGCACAACCTCCCGATGACGGTGCTCGGTGCGGGGTTGCTCTGGTTCGGGTGGTTCGGCTTCAATGCCGGGAGCGCCCTCGCCGCGGACGGCCTCTCCGTGCACGCCTTCGTTTCGACCCACATGGCCGCCGCCGCGGGAACGCTCGCATGGGTGTTCACCGAGTGGTTCCACCGCGGCAAGCCGACCGTCCTCGGCGCCGCCTCCGGGTGCATCGCGGGCCTGGGCACGATCACCCCGGCGTCGGGGTTCGTGCAGCCGGTTTCCGCCCTCCTGATCGGCGCGGCGGCGGGGTCGATCTGCTACGGGGCGGTGATGTTGAAAGGCCGGTTCAAATACGACGACTCCCTCGACGTGGTGGGCGTCCACTGCGTCGGCGGAGTGCTCGGCACGCTGGCGACCGGACTGTTCGCCACGAAGCTGGTCAATCCGGGCGGGGCCGACGGGCTGTTCTACGGGAACCCGAAGCAGCTCGCGATCCAGGCGCTGGCGACGGGAGTCGTGCTGACCTATTCCTTCATTGTCACCTATGCGTTGCTGAAGGTCCTGGACAAGCTCATGGGGCTTCGCGTCTCGCGGGAAGACGAGATGATGGGGCTGGACCTCTCGGAGCACGGCGAGGCAGGGTACAACTGGTAGGCGATGTCACTGGCGGATCGATGCGTTGCGGTGCGTCAGCTCCACCAGCGTCTCCTTGCCTCCATGGATGACGACCGGGACATTCCATACGATCTGCCGGCTTCCGTAAAGCATCCGGCCGAATAAAAACCGGATCCCCGCGGTGGAGCGGACGGACCCTCCGCCGTCGTCACCGAGGGGGACCGAAAGAATTCCGATTTTCTGCAGCGCCGGATCGAGAGTGCCCGATTCCCGGACCCGATGCTCCATGTCCAGCACAAGGTTGGTCAGCAGGTCGTAATACAGCGTGTTGAAGAGCGCCTCGTAGCGCTCCACGAGGGCGGGTAAAACGTAGATCTCCTCCTTCGGCATTCGGGAAACCACGCCCCAGCCTTCCTGGGAGAAGCGGGCCGTGGGCGACAGCTTCAGGTATTCGATGGCGGGAGGCGAAGCGGGGCCGATCCGGTCGATCGTTCCTTCATGCGCACGCTCCGTGGCGGTTTTCCCGTCGGGGAACCGGAACTCTTTCGGGTCCATGGTCAGGAGAAACAGCCGTGTCGTCTTCCCGACCACGAATCCCTCCGAAGCGAGGTACGATCCGACCTTCACCTTGAGCGTTCCCTCCGCCGGAACGGGATCCTTCGGATGCGACGCGGTGTTGATCTCGAGGAGGTTCGCCGGGCGGACCCACTCGACCTTCGTCCCTCCGTAATTTTCGAGGATCCACGCGGGCAGGTACACTTCCCCGCGGATCGCGATTCCCCGGGCGTCCAGGGGGACGCCGTCCACGAGGATCGGGATGTCGGGAGGAGCGGAAAAGGCGGTACCGGCGGCAAGCAGGATCGCGAGGAAAACATGAGGGAAGATCCGGCGCGTTCGTTCCATCCTGGGTCTCCGATCGTTGGCCGATATGCCGAAGAGCATAGGTCGACTGAATCCGTTTCGCAAGGCCGAAACCTTCTTCTCCGTTGATGTATCCTTGGAGGCGGAAGGAGGGGCTATGGGGAAAAGGATCCTGTTTCTGCTGGCTCACCCGGACGATGAGACGTTCGGTCCGGGGGGGACGATCGCGCGCTACGCACGCGAGGGGGCCGAGGTGCACCTGGCGACGGCGACCCGGGGGGAGTCGGGGATGGTCGGCGATCCCCCGGTGACCGACCGGGAACGCCTCGGGGAGGTGCGCTCCGGGGAGTTGATGGCCGCGGCGGAGATCCTCGGGATCGCCGGGGTTCACTTCCTCGGGTTCCTGGACGGGCAGCTGGCAAACGTTCCCCGGGAACTCCTGGTGGAGCGCGCCGTGGAGCGGATCCGGCGGGTGCGCCCCCACGTCATCGCGGGATTCGGCCCCGAGGGGGTTTCGCGCCACGCGGACCACAAGGTCATGTGCGAGGTGGCCCTGTCCGCCTTCGACCGCTCCGGCGATCCGACGTGGTACCCCGGCGGCGCCCCCGTCTGGGAGCCCCTCAAGCTGTATCAATTCGAGATCGCGCAGGAGCTCTTCGCGGGGTGGGACGTCCCCCTTGCCGGCGTTCCCCGGGCGAGGCTCACCGCCTTCATCGATACCTCGGAGCAGGTGGAGACGAAGGTCCGCGCCTTTCATTGCCATCGGACGCAGGCGAAGGATGTCCGGAATATCCTCGGGCGTCCCGGATACCGGGAGTTCGCGCGGCAGGAAACGTACGTCCTTGCCAGGACCCGGCTTCCCGGGCTACATTTGCCCGAGGACGACCTGCTGGCGGGGATCCCGGACGAGTGAACTGAGGAAGGGGCGACACGGTGGACGTAGGGATCTTCGGAAACACGGGATC contains:
- a CDS encoding ammonium transporter, with the protein product MNTGDTAWLLVSAALVMFMTPGLALFYGGMVRRKNILGTIVQSLILIGLVSVEWALVGYSMAFGPDHGGIIGDLSWFGLSGVGLAPFKEYAATVPHQAFMIYQMMFAVITPALITGAFAERFRFSTFLVFSLLWALLVYNPVAHWVWGIGGWIRNMGALDFAGGTVVHITSGVSALAAALVVGKRKGFGSDNMAPHNLPMTVTGAAILWFGWFGFNAGSALAAGELSTSAFVATHLAAASATLSWVFTEWIHRRKPTVLGAASGCVAGLVAITPASGFVTPLSALAIGAAAGAVCYGAIMMKGRLGYDDALDVVGVHCVGGTFGALATGFLATTAVNAGGANGLFYGNAKLLAIQAVAVAAVLAYSFAVSYGLLKVLDKLMGLRVSREDEMMGLDLSEHGEAGYNW
- a CDS encoding ammonium transporter, with the protein product MNNGDTAWLLVSAALVMIMTPALAMFYGGMVRRKNILGTIMQSFIVIALVSIEWMLVGYSAAFGPDLGGMIGDLSWFALAGVGIEPYKGYAATVPHQAFMIYQMMFAVITPALIAGAFAERFRFSTYLVFCLLWSLLVYNPVAHWMWGIGGWLRNLGAIDFAGGTVVHITAGVSALSAALVVGKRKGFGAENMAPHNLPMTVLGAGLLWFGWFGFNAGSALAADGLSVHAFVSTHMAAAAGTLAWVFTEWFHRGKPTVLGAASGCIAGLGTITPASGFVQPVSALLIGAAAGSICYGAVMLKGRFKYDDSLDVVGVHCVGGVLGTLATGLFATKLVNPGGADGLFYGNPKQLAIQALATGVVLTYSFIVTYALLKVLDKLMGLRVSREDEMMGLDLSEHGEAGYNW
- a CDS encoding PIG-L deacetylase family protein, which produces MGKRILFLLAHPDDETFGPGGTIARYAREGAEVHLATATRGESGMVGDPPVTDRERLGEVRSGELMAAAEILGIAGVHFLGFLDGQLANVPRELLVERAVERIRRVRPHVIAGFGPEGVSRHADHKVMCEVALSAFDRSGDPTWYPGGAPVWEPLKLYQFEIAQELFAGWDVPLAGVPRARLTAFIDTSEQVETKVRAFHCHRTQAKDVRNILGRPGYREFARQETYVLARTRLPGLHLPEDDLLAGIPDE